One segment of Neobacillus endophyticus DNA contains the following:
- a CDS encoding alpha/beta fold hydrolase, translating into METETPFGNLMPTLDYEKEMNRWKHVFKILTEPEPKVGHTPRNEVWRKNKSVLWHYPAKQKKYEIPLFFVYSLFNKPYILDIAPKSSVIENLTNMGYEVYLLDWGIPGYEDKKIGLDTFIEKYLRTAVKRAIRHSGAGEITLVGYCLGGTIASIYAAIAEEPIKNLIVATVPIDFKPFIGPDKWAEGLRNDEFNIDHFIDTYGVVPPQLVEGMFRAIGAPIYFTNYTMLLHRAHDQRYVDKWRRMNKWTLDQVPFTGEAYRQLAVDLFKENKLVQGEFMLGNKKVDLKNIKANLYVVSGSRDNLILEEQSKPIMELVSSKDKTYVCVEGGHVSLALTGVFAKIVDQWAASRSKPLS; encoded by the coding sequence ATGGAGACAGAAACACCTTTTGGAAATTTAATGCCAACTTTAGATTATGAAAAAGAAATGAACCGCTGGAAACATGTTTTTAAGATTTTAACAGAGCCTGAACCGAAAGTGGGCCATACTCCAAGAAATGAAGTATGGAGAAAGAATAAATCTGTTTTATGGCATTACCCAGCAAAACAGAAAAAATATGAGATTCCATTATTTTTCGTTTATTCTCTTTTCAATAAGCCATACATTTTGGATATTGCACCAAAATCAAGTGTAATTGAAAATTTAACAAATATGGGATATGAGGTATACTTGCTCGATTGGGGCATTCCAGGATATGAGGACAAGAAAATCGGCCTGGATACGTTCATCGAGAAATATTTAAGAACCGCCGTCAAACGAGCCATTCGTCATTCAGGGGCAGGAGAAATTACACTGGTCGGCTATTGTTTGGGTGGAACGATTGCCTCCATTTATGCTGCGATTGCGGAGGAGCCAATTAAAAACCTCATTGTAGCTACAGTGCCCATTGATTTCAAACCATTTATCGGCCCTGATAAATGGGCAGAAGGGTTAAGAAATGACGAATTTAATATTGACCACTTTATCGATACGTACGGGGTTGTTCCCCCTCAATTAGTGGAAGGGATGTTTAGGGCAATCGGGGCACCTATTTATTTTACAAACTATACGATGTTGTTACATCGTGCCCACGATCAAAGATATGTTGACAAATGGCGGAGAATGAATAAGTGGACATTGGACCAGGTGCCATTTACTGGTGAGGCCTATCGCCAATTAGCCGTTGATTTATTTAAAGAAAACAAACTCGTACAGGGTGAATTTATGCTTGGCAATAAAAAGGTAGATTTGAAAAATATTAAGGCCAATTTATATGTTGTGTCAGGATCAAGAGATAACTTAATTTTAGAAGAACAAAGCAAACCAATAATGGAATTGGTTTCAAGCAAGGATAAAACCTATGTATGTGTTGAAGGGGGGCATGTCAGCCTCGCATTAACAGGTGTCTTTGCTAAAATTGTGGATCAATGGGCGGCAAGCAGATCCAAACCACTTTCATAA
- a CDS encoding alpha/beta fold hydrolase, translating to MSEAQKCYSEIPYLRLGTGEPLVLIHGLGEVKEGWSNQFELSDQYDLIIPDLRGHGEYTSPGEISISNFAFDVISLLKELKIESAHICGLSMGGMVAQEIYRQAPQMCRSLLLVSTFHYAPKRLGKLFLKYRNSRAQNQTPDELRETAAKVCLYSWSKENFEKFYQYYQPNSKYYFKSMEACLKVNNLTLLSQIKVPTLIIGGQYDSVIPVWVQLLMHKQIPHSEFVIFRNTGHIAKLEAKDAFNTVLRNFLNKHKRAG from the coding sequence TTGAGTGAGGCACAAAAATGTTACTCCGAAATTCCTTATTTGCGGCTTGGTACTGGTGAACCATTAGTGTTGATACACGGTCTTGGTGAGGTCAAGGAGGGATGGTCAAATCAATTTGAACTATCCGATCAGTATGACTTAATAATCCCCGATTTGCGAGGACATGGCGAATATACTTCACCAGGAGAAATATCGATTAGCAACTTTGCGTTTGATGTCATTTCATTATTAAAAGAACTTAAGATTGAAAGCGCACACATATGTGGCTTATCTATGGGCGGAATGGTGGCGCAGGAAATTTATCGCCAAGCACCGCAAATGTGCCGCTCCTTGCTCCTAGTAAGCACTTTTCATTATGCTCCAAAACGGCTGGGGAAATTATTTTTAAAATACCGGAACTCCCGGGCACAAAATCAAACACCCGATGAATTAAGAGAAACAGCAGCAAAAGTTTGCCTGTATTCATGGTCTAAGGAAAATTTCGAGAAATTCTACCAATACTATCAACCTAATAGTAAATATTACTTCAAATCAATGGAAGCTTGTTTAAAAGTAAATAATTTAACATTACTTTCGCAAATAAAAGTTCCAACCCTAATTATTGGAGGACAATATGATTCTGTCATACCGGTTTGGGTCCAGCTTTTAATGCACAAGCAAATTCCCCACTCCGAGTTTGTGATTTTCAGGAATACAGGCCATATTGCCAAATTAGAGGCAAAGGATGCTTTTAATACAGTCCTTCGCAACTTTCTAAATAAGCATAAAAGGGCAGGTTAG
- a CDS encoding fatty acid desaturase has translation MNKNQKELRKQVLPYEKSNFIASVWQLINTIVPYIILWILAYKSLSVSNYLTMGIDVVAAGFLVRTFIIFHDCCHYSFFKNRTANKILGTLTGILTLFPYSQWQHDHSVHHATSSNLDKRGTGDIWMLTVDEYLASSDFTKVKYRLYRNPFVMFILGPIYVFLIKNRFNRKGARLKERLNTYLTNLLIAVLGVTLCWAIGWEAFLLVEGPIFLLAGIAGVWLFYVQHTFEDSYFEEDKDWEYVRAAVEGSSYYKLPKILQWLTGNIGYHHVHHLSPRVPNYMLEQVHNNTTPLQNVPTITLKTSLSSLKFHLWDEQNKKFIRFRDIKFFANLPGL, from the coding sequence ATGAATAAAAATCAAAAAGAATTACGAAAGCAAGTATTGCCCTATGAGAAATCGAATTTTATAGCCAGTGTTTGGCAATTAATAAATACAATTGTACCATACATTATTTTATGGATATTAGCTTACAAAAGCCTTTCTGTTTCTAATTACCTTACAATGGGGATCGATGTTGTTGCTGCCGGTTTTTTAGTACGTACATTTATCATCTTTCATGATTGCTGCCACTACTCGTTCTTTAAAAACCGAACCGCTAATAAAATTCTTGGAACATTGACGGGAATATTAACATTGTTTCCGTACAGCCAATGGCAGCATGATCATTCTGTCCATCACGCTACGAGCAGTAACCTAGATAAGCGAGGAACAGGTGATATTTGGATGCTAACTGTAGACGAATATTTGGCATCATCGGATTTTACAAAAGTAAAGTATCGTTTGTATCGAAACCCATTTGTAATGTTTATACTGGGTCCAATTTACGTTTTCCTTATAAAAAATCGATTTAATCGGAAGGGTGCAAGGCTTAAGGAAAGATTGAATACGTATCTTACGAACCTGCTTATTGCTGTATTAGGCGTGACACTTTGTTGGGCCATTGGCTGGGAAGCATTTCTATTGGTGGAAGGCCCCATTTTTTTACTCGCAGGTATTGCCGGTGTTTGGCTTTTTTACGTACAGCACACTTTTGAAGATTCGTATTTTGAAGAAGATAAAGATTGGGAATATGTAAGAGCTGCTGTCGAAGGAAGTTCCTACTATAAGCTTCCGAAAATTTTGCAATGGCTTACAGGAAATATCGGTTATCACCATGTGCATCATTTAAGTCCGAGGGTACCGAATTATATGTTGGAGCAAGTTCATAATAATACGACACCACTGCAAAACGTTCCAACTATTACACTTAAAACTAGCTTGAGTTCGTTGAAATTTCATTTATGGGATGAACAGAACAAGAAGTTTATTCGTTTTAGGGACATAAAATTCTTTGCAAATCTGCCAGGATTATAA
- a CDS encoding sensor histidine kinase, with amino-acid sequence MVKKYLSFQKSNGIAPYIWTVLSILPFYFIFQTSSTTRIIVGILLTLIFFILYRIAFISKGWPVYLWTLILIGISVTATSLFSYVYFAFFLAYFLGNIKDRLAFFILYFIHLLSTSISINYNIVVHEKLFVQQLPFVIIIWVSMILLPFSIYNRKERGQLEEKLEDANKRIAELVKLEERQRIARDLHDILGQKLSLIGLKADLAGKLISKNPDQAEMELKDVQKTARTALSEVRKLVASMRGIRLKDELLRIKQITEAAEIQLEIEGANTLKYISLLTENILSMCLKEAVNNVVKHSGAKKCSISVEQSWKEVTLTIRDNGKFKGEKDLLTEGHGLIGMKERLEFINGSLDLLTNKGTTLVIRVPNDAKTAKEEERK; translated from the coding sequence ATGGTAAAAAAATACCTTTCCTTTCAAAAAAGCAACGGGATTGCTCCATATATTTGGACAGTTCTGAGTATTTTACCGTTTTATTTTATTTTTCAAACTTCCTCCACGACCCGAATCATCGTGGGGATATTACTAACGTTAATCTTTTTTATCCTTTATCGAATTGCGTTTATATCTAAAGGCTGGCCTGTATATCTATGGACGTTGATTTTGATTGGAATCTCAGTCACAGCAACCAGTCTTTTCAGCTACGTTTATTTTGCTTTCTTTCTTGCTTATTTTTTAGGAAATATTAAAGATCGTCTTGCCTTTTTTATTTTGTATTTTATTCATTTGTTAAGTACCTCGATCTCTATAAATTACAACATAGTTGTTCATGAAAAACTATTCGTTCAGCAGTTGCCCTTTGTCATTATCATTTGGGTCAGTATGATCCTGCTTCCGTTCAGTATATATAATCGGAAGGAGCGGGGGCAGCTGGAGGAAAAACTTGAGGATGCCAACAAACGAATTGCGGAACTGGTAAAACTGGAGGAACGGCAGAGAATTGCCCGTGATCTTCATGATATTCTTGGACAAAAGCTTTCGCTCATTGGATTAAAAGCTGATTTGGCAGGAAAATTAATTTCGAAAAACCCTGACCAAGCTGAAATGGAGCTAAAGGATGTACAAAAAACAGCCAGAACGGCGTTAAGTGAAGTCAGAAAGCTGGTTGCATCTATGCGTGGAATTCGCCTAAAAGATGAGTTGCTTCGAATAAAACAAATTACCGAAGCAGCTGAAATTCAATTAGAAATTGAAGGCGCCAACACATTAAAATACATCTCATTATTGACTGAAAATATTTTAAGCATGTGTTTAAAAGAAGCAGTGAACAACGTTGTCAAACATAGCGGGGCAAAGAAATGTTCTATATCCGTTGAACAGTCGTGGAAAGAAGTGACGTTGACCATTCGAGATAACGGAAAATTCAAAGGAGAAAAAGATCTTCTCACCGAAGGTCATGGATTAATTGGGATGAAGGAGCGGCTTGAATTCATAAATGGAAGTTTGGACCTGCTAACAAATAAAGGAACGACTCTCGTTATTCGAGTGCCAAATGATGCGAAAACTGCGAAAGAGGAGGAGAGAAAATGA
- a CDS encoding response regulator transcription factor, with protein MIKIVIAEDQKMLLGAFGSLLNLEEDMEVIGKASNGEEAVELVKKLAPDVCIMDIEMPGKSGLEAAEELKDFDCKLIILTTFARTGYFQRALKAGVSGYLLKDSPSEELAGSIRSVMAGRRIYAPELMDDFYLEENPLTDREKEVLELVANGKNTKEIAEELSIKTGTVRNYISIILDKLEVKNRIEAITQSKEKGWFK; from the coding sequence ATGATTAAAATCGTTATTGCCGAAGATCAAAAAATGCTCCTCGGGGCGTTTGGATCACTGCTTAATTTGGAAGAAGATATGGAGGTCATCGGTAAAGCTTCAAATGGAGAAGAGGCTGTTGAACTAGTTAAGAAGTTAGCACCAGATGTTTGCATTATGGATATCGAAATGCCTGGAAAAAGTGGTTTGGAAGCGGCAGAGGAACTGAAAGATTTTGACTGTAAATTAATCATATTAACTACTTTTGCCCGAACAGGTTATTTCCAGCGTGCATTAAAAGCCGGGGTAAGCGGTTATTTGCTAAAGGACAGTCCCAGTGAAGAATTGGCAGGCTCGATTAGAAGTGTAATGGCAGGCAGGAGAATATATGCTCCAGAACTTATGGATGATTTCTATCTCGAAGAAAATCCATTGACCGACCGTGAAAAAGAAGTGCTCGAACTTGTTGCGAATGGAAAGAACACAAAAGAAATTGCCGAGGAACTAAGTATTAAAACTGGAACTGTTCGCAATTACATTTCCATTATATTGGATAAATTAGAAGTGAAAAATCGAATAGAAGCCATAACACAGTCAAAGGAAAAAGGCTGGTTTAAATAA
- a CDS encoding alpha/beta fold hydrolase yields MTQNVISGYKSVCDINVYYEFYPNPSTEKTFVLLHGFLSSTFTYRHLISLLKTEYQVLSVDLPPFGKSGKCSRYVYSYKNIAQTVIKLIESLGLKEMFFIGHSMGGQIVLNILHMMPEMAEKAILLCSSSYLRRSKLPLIVSSYMPYFHVFVKYWFARTGVKKNLQETLYDHSLINEEMINGYLQPFLEDEIFIALTRMIRHREGDLPSSILNQIKTPCLLIWGDHDRSMPLEVGEKLNKDLLNSELVVLKETGHALPEERPHEIYKYIKNFLNKYQTAVN; encoded by the coding sequence ATGACCCAAAATGTCATATCCGGTTATAAATCGGTATGCGACATAAATGTTTATTATGAATTTTATCCAAACCCGTCTACGGAAAAAACATTTGTTTTACTGCATGGTTTTCTTTCTTCCACATTTACCTATCGCCATTTAATTTCTTTATTAAAAACGGAATACCAAGTACTTTCTGTCGATCTTCCTCCATTCGGAAAAAGCGGAAAGTGCAGCCGCTATGTTTATTCCTATAAAAACATAGCTCAGACGGTAATTAAATTAATTGAGTCCTTAGGACTTAAGGAAATGTTTTTTATCGGCCATTCTATGGGTGGCCAGATTGTCTTAAATATTCTTCATATGATGCCCGAAATGGCAGAGAAGGCTATTCTACTATGCAGTTCATCCTATTTGAGACGATCAAAATTACCATTAATCGTATCCAGTTATATGCCTTATTTTCATGTTTTCGTTAAATATTGGTTTGCACGAACAGGTGTCAAAAAAAATCTTCAGGAAACTCTTTATGATCATTCGCTCATCAATGAGGAAATGATCAATGGTTACTTGCAGCCTTTTCTAGAAGATGAAATTTTTATCGCCTTAACCAGAATGATTCGTCATCGTGAAGGGGATTTGCCTTCTAGCATACTAAATCAAATCAAAACCCCATGCTTATTAATTTGGGGGGATCATGATCGGTCGATGCCACTTGAAGTAGGGGAAAAATTGAATAAAGATTTATTAAATTCGGAGCTGGTCGTTTTGAAAGAGACAGGGCATGCTCTTCCTGAAGAACGGCCACATGAGATATATAAATATATAAAAAACTTTTTAAATAAATATCAAACTGCCGTAAATTAA
- a CDS encoding IDEAL domain-containing protein, translating to MDKKLLNSPQHSDENTDSYVAEMFLNHILLEFKREKIRKEIDQTLQEGNKELFMQLTEELKKIS from the coding sequence ATGGATAAGAAATTACTTAATTCACCACAACATTCTGATGAGAATACTGATTCCTATGTCGCTGAGATGTTCCTAAATCATATACTGCTTGAATTTAAACGGGAGAAAATCCGCAAGGAAATCGACCAGACTTTACAAGAAGGCAACAAGGAATTATTCATGCAGTTAACAGAAGAGCTAAAGAAAATTTCCTAA
- a CDS encoding YczE/YyaS/YitT family protein gives MGNAIAVKVKYVGLHPWEVLNVALYQHFGLTIGTWGVICGLFLILISVFFNRKYINIGTVLNALCIGPIMDLFLRLDILPKATHSWIDYVILLSGIVITGIGGGMYVAAGIGAGPRDGFMLSISEKTGISVIKARIMVESFVLIIGLILRGPVFIATFLYTFIQSPVFHRSLKLFKWLMDSIARRKKAAEDNVAIN, from the coding sequence ATGGGGAATGCAATTGCAGTAAAAGTCAAATATGTAGGTTTACATCCTTGGGAAGTTTTAAATGTAGCGTTGTATCAGCATTTCGGGTTAACCATCGGAACATGGGGGGTTATTTGCGGTCTTTTCCTCATTTTGATATCTGTATTTTTTAACAGAAAATATATTAATATTGGAACTGTCTTAAACGCATTATGTATCGGCCCTATTATGGATTTATTTCTTAGACTGGACATACTTCCAAAAGCAACTCATTCTTGGATTGATTATGTGATCCTTTTATCAGGAATCGTTATTACCGGAATAGGGGGTGGCATGTATGTTGCTGCCGGTATTGGCGCCGGGCCGCGGGACGGCTTCATGCTCTCCATCTCTGAAAAAACAGGAATATCAGTAATAAAAGCACGCATAATGGTGGAAAGCTTCGTATTAATTATTGGATTAATATTGCGCGGGCCAGTGTTTATTGCTACCTTTTTATATACCTTTATCCAAAGTCCAGTATTCCATCGTTCTTTAAAACTCTTTAAATGGTTAATGGATTCGATCGCTAGAAGGAAGAAAGCTGCCGAAGACAATGTTGCGATCAACTGA
- a CDS encoding CoxG family protein — translation MPSGMHQVVLEFPIGVIWDFVKEMDNWAPLVPGYIQHEKINHHQSTWEFAGDMGIFKKKVNLLIDIKEWQPPTKVSFELNGEKYSGEGYFEALVINRNKTRLTGFLEVNANGKMEAMKNSFLKKAIPKSAEEMALAITAKIEELALKN, via the coding sequence ATGCCTAGCGGTATGCATCAAGTTGTACTAGAATTTCCGATAGGAGTTATTTGGGATTTTGTTAAAGAAATGGATAACTGGGCTCCCCTTGTACCTGGTTATATACAACATGAGAAAATAAATCACCACCAGTCAACATGGGAATTTGCAGGGGATATGGGGATTTTTAAGAAAAAGGTCAATTTACTGATTGACATAAAAGAATGGCAGCCGCCAACAAAAGTCAGTTTTGAACTAAATGGTGAAAAGTATTCAGGTGAGGGATATTTTGAGGCATTAGTCATCAATCGAAATAAAACGAGATTAACAGGGTTTCTTGAAGTAAATGCAAATGGAAAAATGGAGGCAATGAAAAATTCCTTTTTGAAAAAGGCTATACCCAAATCTGCTGAGGAAATGGCGCTGGCGATCACGGCAAAAATTGAAGAACTGGCTTTAAAAAATTAA
- a CDS encoding cadherin-like beta sandwich domain-containing protein yields the protein MLTKMQNSKGTKLIVAASMVGLGLITATPASAMETETQTVSSAVSTINGQQTNTLSKLELAGIQLNQNFSSDVNEYTATVDSSTQNISMLLASDNTNANITVNGQPVTNDSSNLFPLQIGKNTFQITVADGTNPSVSYTLTVIKPWLKSIKLSNGVLSPTFSTNNSEYSVTVPNEVSSITVSPEVYEQTETVKVKGVLLVKDGAAVTLPVGKTDIMVSVTAENGTEADYTIHVTREAIKAPSTSGDSTKTGTKTGSKTGSKTGSASSKWPGSKSGTHSKSSTGKSGKILMRQTAGSSQFSGGSNYQQKTGTVQKASTATLSSLSVSEGSWDTSFTTNKYTYHIAVSNSVKSVTINPETTYSSAIVSIEGSTSKTVQLTETNTAIPIVVTRNSDRKTYVLVFDKPVPQNPIASVQQSTDNTVNMPAENVTTSALNPQTSVSSYRTNPNNNQPTSFWGRILAFLKNLF from the coding sequence ATGCTTACAAAGATGCAAAATAGCAAAGGAACAAAGCTTATAGTGGCTGCTTCCATGGTAGGTTTGGGGCTGATCACTGCTACTCCTGCTTCTGCAATGGAAACGGAAACTCAAACCGTTTCTTCCGCTGTTTCAACCATAAATGGACAGCAGACAAATACTTTATCCAAATTGGAACTTGCAGGTATTCAGCTTAATCAAAACTTTTCATCGGATGTCAATGAATATACTGCAACAGTAGACAGTTCCACACAAAACATTTCCATGCTTTTGGCAAGTGACAACACTAATGCCAACATAACGGTTAATGGGCAACCTGTAACAAATGACTCTTCAAACCTTTTTCCACTACAGATAGGGAAAAATACTTTTCAAATCACCGTTGCAGATGGAACTAATCCTTCAGTTTCGTATACTTTAACAGTTATTAAACCGTGGCTGAAAAGTATTAAACTATCAAATGGTGTATTGTCGCCAACATTTTCTACAAATAATTCGGAATATAGCGTGACAGTTCCGAACGAAGTAAGTTCCATAACGGTAAGCCCAGAAGTATATGAACAAACAGAAACTGTAAAAGTCAAAGGCGTATTGTTAGTGAAAGATGGAGCTGCTGTTACACTGCCAGTTGGAAAAACAGATATAATGGTTTCGGTGACTGCAGAGAACGGAACTGAAGCTGACTATACAATTCATGTTACCAGGGAAGCAATAAAGGCTCCCAGCACATCTGGAGATTCAACAAAGACAGGAACCAAGACGGGATCTAAGACAGGATCCAAAACTGGGTCCGCTTCAAGTAAATGGCCAGGTTCAAAGTCTGGTACACATTCAAAATCAAGTACTGGGAAATCAGGAAAAATCTTGATGCGGCAGACAGCGGGAAGTTCGCAGTTTTCGGGAGGTTCCAATTACCAACAGAAAACAGGAACTGTTCAAAAGGCTAGTACTGCAACGCTTTCTTCCTTATCGGTCTCTGAAGGTTCATGGGACACTAGTTTTACAACAAATAAGTACACCTATCATATCGCAGTATCAAATAGCGTCAAATCGGTAACCATCAATCCGGAAACAACTTATAGTAGTGCAATCGTTTCTATTGAAGGCAGCACAAGCAAAACGGTCCAATTAACTGAGACAAACACTGCAATACCTATAGTGGTAACCAGAAACAGTGACCGGAAAACGTATGTACTAGTTTTTGATAAACCAGTTCCGCAAAATCCAATAGCTTCGGTGCAGCAATCTACAGATAATACAGTGAATATGCCTGCGGAGAATGTGACAACATCAGCATTAAACCCACAAACATCTGTTTCGAGCTATCGTACCAATCCAAATAATAACCAGCCAACATCATTTTGGGGAAGAATACTGGCATTTTTGAAGAATCTTTTTTAA